A single Methylobacterium sp. 17Sr1-1 DNA region contains:
- the purE gene encoding 5-(carboxyamino)imidazole ribonucleotide mutase: protein MAAAPPVAVIMGSQSDWATMRHAAETLDALGIPYEARIVSAHRTPDRLVAFAKGAKAAGFRVVIAGAGGAAHLPGMAAAMTPLPVFGVPVESKALSGQDSLLSIVQMPAGIPVGTLAIGRAGAVNAALLAAAVLALTDDDLAQRLDAWRARQSAAVAEHPDTSAP, encoded by the coding sequence ATGGCGGCAGCGCCCCCCGTCGCGGTGATCATGGGCAGCCAGTCCGACTGGGCCACGATGCGCCACGCCGCCGAGACCCTCGACGCGCTCGGCATTCCGTACGAGGCCCGCATCGTCTCGGCCCACCGCACCCCGGACCGCCTGGTCGCCTTCGCCAAGGGCGCCAAGGCCGCGGGATTCCGGGTGGTGATCGCCGGCGCCGGCGGTGCGGCCCACCTCCCCGGCATGGCCGCCGCGATGACGCCGCTGCCGGTCTTCGGCGTGCCGGTCGAGTCGAAGGCGCTGTCGGGCCAGGACAGCCTTCTGTCGATCGTGCAGATGCCGGCCGGCATCCCGGTCGGCACCCTCGCCATCGGCCGGGCCGGCGCCGTCAACGCCGCGCTCCTCGCCGCCGCCGTCCTGGCGCTGACCGACGACGACCTGGCCCAGCGCCTCGACGCCTGGCGCGCCCGCCAGAGCGCGGCGGTGGCCGAGCACCCGGACACGAGCGCCCCGTGA
- a CDS encoding 5-(carboxyamino)imidazole ribonucleotide synthase produces MSRTPLIAPGPSIGPVAPGATIGIIGGGQLGRMIAVAAAQYGLKCHVYCPDPDSPAFEVAGRRTVAAYDDAAALQAFAESVDVVTYEFENIPSDTAEILAARRPLHPSASALATTQDRLTEKSFVAGLGIPVAPFRAVDDAAGLVEAVREIGLPAVLKTRRFGYDGKGQVMLRDAVTDPAAVMASLRDQPCILEGFVPFEAEVSVVAARNAEGGFSAYAPCANEHRHHILARTVVPAPGMAPETAAEAIAIARTIADALDYVGVLAVEMFLVRGADGRASVVVNEIAPRVHNSGHWTIEGAETSQFAQHVRAICGWPLGSAALTGTSVEMLNLIGDQAGDWTRILAEPGSHLHLYGKGEARPGRKMGHLTRVTTRA; encoded by the coding sequence GTGAGCCGCACGCCCCTCATCGCCCCTGGGCCGAGCATCGGCCCCGTCGCGCCTGGCGCGACCATCGGCATCATCGGCGGCGGCCAGCTCGGCCGCATGATCGCGGTCGCGGCGGCGCAGTACGGGCTGAAATGCCACGTCTACTGCCCCGATCCGGACAGCCCGGCCTTCGAGGTGGCCGGCCGCCGCACGGTCGCCGCTTACGACGACGCGGCGGCGCTCCAGGCCTTCGCCGAGTCCGTCGACGTGGTGACCTACGAGTTCGAGAACATCCCGAGCGATACCGCCGAGATCCTGGCCGCCCGCCGGCCGCTGCATCCGAGCGCCTCGGCGCTGGCGACGACGCAGGACCGGCTGACCGAGAAGAGCTTCGTCGCCGGCCTCGGCATCCCGGTGGCGCCGTTCCGGGCGGTGGACGACGCGGCGGGCCTCGTCGAGGCCGTGCGGGAGATCGGCCTGCCGGCGGTGCTGAAGACCCGGCGCTTCGGCTACGACGGCAAGGGGCAGGTGATGCTGCGCGACGCGGTCACGGACCCCGCCGCCGTGATGGCCTCGCTGCGCGACCAACCCTGCATCCTCGAGGGCTTCGTGCCGTTCGAGGCCGAGGTGTCGGTGGTGGCCGCCCGCAACGCGGAAGGCGGCTTCTCGGCCTACGCGCCCTGCGCCAACGAGCACCGCCACCATATCCTCGCCCGCACGGTCGTGCCGGCCCCCGGCATGGCGCCGGAGACCGCCGCGGAGGCGATCGCGATCGCCCGCACCATCGCCGACGCGCTCGACTATGTCGGCGTGCTGGCGGTCGAGATGTTCCTGGTGCGCGGGGCGGACGGCCGCGCCAGCGTGGTGGTCAACGAGATCGCCCCGCGGGTGCACAATTCCGGCCACTGGACCATCGAGGGGGCCGAGACCTCGCAATTCGCCCAGCACGTCCGGGCGATCTGCGGCTGGCCGCTCGGCAGCGCGGCGCTGACCGGCACGTCGGTCGAGATGCTGAACCTGATCGGCGACCAGGCCGGCGACTGGACCCGCATCCTCGCCGAGCCGGGCAGCCACCTCCACCTCTACGGCAAGGGCGAGGCCCGGCCCGGCCGCAAGATGGGCCACCTCACCCGGGTCACGACCCGCGCCTGA
- a CDS encoding tetratricopeptide repeat protein: MNNVIGLSRVTPAARVLGATVLTALALAGCDTVSRATATRQFAVVEADKSGATEVNIASLSDVIQRNPSDAAAYNTRGAAYARAGNFDSAITDFTKAIQLDPNSASAYGNRALAYRQSGRNDAALQDFSKAINADPNYTAAYIGRANLQRAQGNFEAAYSDLSQAIRLTPESAEAYHARGLVRQAQGQHRAAIGDFDAAIDRNPFVAAPYAARGQSLIATNQYDKAIEDYNAALNVNNKDADSWAYRGLAYEKTNRRQEATESYQRAIAIDQGNQVAKQGLARMQGGMASLFR; the protein is encoded by the coding sequence ATGAACAACGTGATCGGCTTGAGCCGCGTGACACCGGCGGCCCGGGTGCTGGGGGCGACCGTGCTGACCGCGCTGGCGCTCGCCGGCTGCGACACCGTCAGCCGGGCGACCGCGACGCGGCAATTCGCGGTGGTCGAGGCCGACAAGTCCGGCGCGACCGAGGTCAACATCGCCTCGCTGTCGGACGTGATCCAGCGCAACCCGAGCGACGCGGCGGCCTACAACACCCGCGGCGCGGCCTATGCCCGGGCCGGCAACTTCGACTCGGCGATCACCGACTTCACCAAGGCGATCCAGCTCGACCCGAACTCGGCCTCGGCCTACGGCAACCGGGCGCTGGCCTACCGCCAGTCCGGCCGCAACGACGCGGCGCTCCAGGACTTCTCCAAGGCGATCAACGCCGACCCGAACTACACCGCCGCCTATATCGGCCGGGCCAACCTGCAGCGGGCGCAAGGGAACTTCGAGGCCGCCTACAGCGACCTCAGCCAGGCGATCCGCCTGACCCCGGAATCGGCCGAGGCCTATCACGCCCGCGGCCTGGTGCGGCAGGCGCAGGGCCAGCACCGCGCCGCGATCGGCGACTTCGACGCCGCCATCGACCGCAACCCCTTCGTGGCCGCGCCCTACGCCGCCCGCGGCCAGAGCCTGATCGCGACGAACCAGTACGACAAGGCGATCGAGGACTACAACGCGGCGCTGAACGTCAACAACAAGGACGCGGATTCCTGGGCCTACCGGGGTCTCGCCTACGAGAAGACCAACCGCCGCCAGGAGGCGACGGAGAGCTACCAGCGCGCCATCGCGATCGACCAGGGCAACCAGGTCGCCAAGCAAGGCCTGGCGCGGATGCAGGGCGGGATGGCGTCGCTGTTTCGGTAG
- a CDS encoding DUF465 domain-containing protein, whose amino-acid sequence MSLHTHLTELERKHEALEREIQDAITHLSTDDLRIVELKRKKLHLKDEISRLRTTSTRVMH is encoded by the coding sequence ATGTCGCTGCACACGCATCTCACCGAGCTCGAGCGTAAGCACGAAGCCCTGGAGCGCGAGATTCAGGACGCAATCACCCACCTCTCCACCGACGATTTGCGAATTGTAGAGCTTAAGCGAAAAAAACTTCACCTGAAGGATGAAATCAGTCGTCTGCGCACGACGTCCACCCGCGTGATGCACTAG
- a CDS encoding GNAT family N-acetyltransferase — MPTPTIRPLRPDERAAWDPLWQGYLAFYGATVAPEVTDLTWARLHDASEPMHALVAEREDGAVIGLVHYIFHRSTWTAGPYCYLQDLFTAKEARGQGAGRALIEAVYAAAGEAGASRVYWLTQEANVTARALYDTLADRPGFIQYRKVL; from the coding sequence ATGCCGACCCCCACCATTCGCCCGCTGCGCCCCGACGAGCGCGCCGCCTGGGACCCGCTCTGGCAGGGCTACCTCGCCTTCTACGGCGCGACCGTCGCGCCGGAGGTCACCGACCTCACCTGGGCCCGCCTGCACGACGCGTCGGAGCCGATGCACGCCCTCGTGGCCGAGCGGGAGGACGGCGCGGTGATCGGCCTCGTCCACTACATCTTCCACCGCTCGACCTGGACCGCCGGGCCGTACTGCTACCTGCAGGACCTGTTCACCGCCAAGGAGGCGCGCGGGCAGGGGGCGGGGCGGGCGCTGATCGAGGCGGTCTACGCGGCGGCGGGCGAGGCCGGGGCGAGCCGGGTGTACTGGCTGACGCAGGAGGCCAACGTCACGGCGCGGGCGCTGTACGACACGCTGGCGGACCGGCCGGGGTTCATCCAGTACCGAAAGGTCCTCTGA
- a CDS encoding glycosyltransferase family 2 protein, whose protein sequence is MWNDNEFDLAFQKRDSLKNEKGLAFCRSEFELLFRSDAGNLPYALNYGICLLETESYLDAENIISPLCRKENNHEISERWRFESLKFYSLAIKHRSIDAAINVILDHLSMFGHEFQNRLINHIISHLAAESVFEKLDSALIEHQDRFKFSKQSLRKLYEIASSRNVPTTVDRFNLSFDAEVAAERNLISLLHDRLPSDGGSSEASNWKNIYCGLKNKISNISPFDAYRLCLQMHERLGADQAEKEIQSLIRLGDSYFSCYWPLGALQEEMGNTTAAIESYALAGQREMKNENQPLNGISQIDPKNAKISCIAISFNDAPLVEMYCRMIRPHCDEIIVNDGGSTDGTIELFQKFASDENFPIHVIRDQQASFRDRNIFNKDSYRKAGLGGVKGFEADRRRTTTLMLAQYDYILIADLDDFFPQFPNLKTIVSANHGVEHIAGSKRELIDRYNYCDLYQHKMSAMPTLFKRDRRHVFSGISGDDEYLARLDQDLALWASKFMKTSISKAYHFWHLKWLLDSSQKGPAEAKLGVKSSVGNIRQRPDINKILADIAAARK, encoded by the coding sequence ATGTGGAATGACAATGAATTCGATCTAGCCTTTCAAAAGCGAGACTCTTTGAAGAACGAAAAAGGGCTAGCGTTTTGCAGATCGGAGTTTGAGCTACTATTTCGATCTGACGCCGGCAATCTTCCTTATGCGCTGAATTATGGTATTTGCCTTCTTGAGACAGAAAGCTACCTGGACGCGGAAAATATAATTAGTCCGCTTTGTAGAAAAGAAAACAATCATGAAATCAGTGAAAGGTGGCGGTTTGAGTCTCTGAAATTTTACAGTCTTGCCATTAAGCATCGCTCAATAGATGCGGCCATAAATGTTATTTTGGACCATTTGTCTATGTTTGGACATGAATTTCAAAACAGACTTATAAATCATATTATTTCACATCTCGCGGCCGAGAGCGTCTTTGAAAAGCTCGACTCTGCCCTTATCGAACATCAAGATCGGTTCAAATTTTCCAAGCAGTCTCTTCGGAAGCTTTATGAAATCGCAAGTTCAAGAAACGTTCCAACGACAGTCGATAGGTTTAATTTATCATTTGACGCCGAAGTCGCCGCAGAAAGAAATCTGATTAGCTTACTTCACGATCGACTTCCTTCAGATGGCGGCAGTAGTGAAGCGAGCAACTGGAAAAATATTTACTGCGGTCTTAAAAATAAGATTTCAAATATATCTCCGTTTGATGCTTACAGACTGTGTCTGCAAATGCACGAGCGATTGGGAGCAGATCAAGCAGAAAAAGAAATCCAAAGTTTGATTCGTCTTGGAGATAGCTATTTTTCCTGTTACTGGCCACTGGGCGCGCTACAGGAAGAAATGGGAAATACTACGGCAGCCATTGAGTCTTATGCATTGGCAGGCCAGAGGGAAATGAAAAATGAGAATCAACCACTGAACGGCATATCGCAAATTGATCCAAAAAATGCTAAAATTTCCTGTATAGCGATTTCGTTCAATGATGCCCCGCTCGTTGAAATGTACTGTAGAATGATACGCCCACACTGCGATGAAATTATCGTCAACGACGGCGGAAGCACTGATGGAACCATCGAGCTGTTCCAAAAATTTGCCTCAGATGAAAACTTCCCGATTCATGTGATACGCGATCAACAAGCGTCATTTAGAGATAGAAATATATTCAATAAAGATAGTTATAGAAAGGCGGGACTAGGAGGTGTTAAAGGATTTGAAGCAGATCGCCGCCGCACGACCACGCTTATGCTGGCTCAATACGATTATATATTAATTGCCGATCTTGATGATTTTTTTCCCCAGTTCCCGAATCTTAAGACGATCGTATCTGCAAATCATGGTGTTGAACATATTGCCGGATCAAAACGAGAGCTTATCGACCGGTATAATTACTGTGATCTGTATCAACACAAGATGTCTGCAATGCCTACATTGTTCAAACGCGATCGTCGACATGTTTTCTCTGGTATTTCTGGAGACGACGAATATCTAGCACGGCTTGATCAAGATTTAGCGTTGTGGGCGAGCAAATTTATGAAAACAAGTATATCAAAAGCATATCACTTTTGGCACCTCAAATGGTTATTAGACTCTTCGCAGAAAGGCCCTGCTGAAGCAAAGCTTGGTGTTAAATCTTCGGTAGGAAATATACGGCAGCGGCCTGATATTAATAAAATATTAGCGGACATCGCCGCCGCCAGGAAGTAA
- a CDS encoding DUF465 domain-containing protein: MDFELSAESTAEYESELARLREEHRDLDDAIEALSGVMAGDRLQLQRLKKRKLALRDRISFLEDQLTPDIIA; this comes from the coding sequence ATGGACTTCGAGTTGAGTGCGGAATCGACGGCGGAGTATGAGAGCGAATTGGCACGGCTGCGGGAGGAGCATCGCGACCTCGACGACGCGATCGAGGCCCTGTCGGGGGTCATGGCCGGGGACCGCCTGCAGCTCCAGCGGCTCAAGAAGCGCAAGCTGGCTTTGCGAGACCGCATCTCCTTCCTGGAGGACCAGCTCACCCCGGACATCATCGCCTGA